The DNA region caaatttttccattgaaacaaacggagcgtaaatatttgttttttccttttttttaaaaacaggtttttaaaatagaaaacaaaaacagttaccaaacattaccttaaattttttagtgaaaagagaaattataatttcttatCTATTAGAAGGGAATTTCTAAATATGTTTGGGCATTTTTAGAATTTCATAACTCTTGGAAAGGAAATTCAAGCATGTATTAAGCTGTTTTGGAATTTGTTAATTGTCAAAGAGAAATTTTGGGAGCATGTACCACCAAAATGGGAGGTGGGAAAATTTTGGAAACAATGAGAACCTTTTTCCCATGTTATTAGAGAGGGTTTTAGAAACATGTTAAGAAAATTTGTGGAATTTTGTAACTgtttaaagaaaaatgcaaattgatttttttagccAAGAGACCTTCTTGATgaaagatttttgttttggggCTTGATCTTTTGATCATGAGGactttattaatgaaaattttttagtttgaacTTGGATTTTCTACTATGGCAAGATTTTGGAAGGCAAAAATCCTACCCAAGTTGGTATGTACATGCAGAATTTTTCTTGACATGCATGTGGaattcttttcattcttttccttAAGGATGAATGCTAAGCACATGcagaacaattttttattttcttgtgacATCCTATAGATGATTGAGTCGTGTTCCTTGAAAGATTCAACCCATGAACATGCAGGAATTTTTTTGGACACATGTAGGATTATTTTTCTGGAAAGATATTTTTGATCTACAATTTTTCTGGAGAGATATATGTCATACACATGAGgaatttgaatataattatcATAACATACATGATACAACTAAGGCCGATGAATTTTTAGGCCACCTCTGTGTTTTGCTTGGGCTTGCAATTTTTGCCTGATTTTCAAGCCCAAGTATCACTCTAATATATATAGAGTACTGTATTAATTTGGTTTATATAGAGTTACTACgcaaaaaaaatatgttcatttAGATTTAGATTCTAAGTAAAACTCACCATTAGTTTGGATAGAACAACCCAACACCAATCAAATCTTGAATAAATATCTTTAAACAGAATCTAAGTATTTGTAGCTTATTGTCGAATTTGAGTTCTGATTGGTGTACCAATAGCTTAGCCTCTCTTTTGGGCTGGAATACAAATTTTCACTAGAATTGTGGCTAGGCATCAATTATTATAGTCAAGCCAATTTGTGCCGTAAACATGTGAAATTGTGGGTTCAAGATGCACCAAATATCTTTGTAACTtattaattaagaatttttGGAGTAACTTTCAATAGCACGGCCTATTTAATCAGTTAATTTTTTGGAGGGATTGAAACATGTCCCTTATAAGTTAACTATactttattctttaaaaaaaaatacagaagtTTCCATTGGAAACAGAAAAATATAGGCATCATAAAACGGAGACATTATATGATCTCTCATGCCCAAAGAACACCGACATTAATAATTAGCAGTTTTAACAATATATCAAGCAGCAATGACACATCAACAGTCACTAAATATCAGAGAGAACTCactagaaagttttttttttttttaatttatgaaaagCCTAGTAACTTTATTAAGATGAAGATAAATTCAATATCCTCTTCACATCATTAAACACCAGCATATGTAACTATaggaccatttttttttcccttggagTGAGTACAACCATGGGGCTTCAATTGACCACAATATAtgtgcttgtgtgtgtgtgtgtgtgtgtgtgtgtgtgtgtatgggACTTCAAGAGGCCCTGCAGCTCATTTCTTTATGAATTTCAAAATGTCGCCCATAAGATGTAAAGAACCAGTTACAAGGACCTGATGAAtcaatttaaacaatattagAAGACAGGTAATTGGATGGAGTGAGATCATTCTTTACAAAGATGCTATACGAACATAAAGAACAAAATGCAGAGACAAGCAAGGAACTCGTAGATGAAACAGAACAGCATTACAACAGTCATACTTTTACTCATTTAAAGGTGGGCTTGCAAGTTTTAGCAATTTACTCAATGCAGGTGTTGCAAATTGATGCAAGTTGGTCCCATGATTAAATTAATCAGGTTGTAGGTCgagtaaataattaaatttgtcTAATCATGGTTTTCAACTGGGCATTGAATACACTGCCCATTCAAGTAACCTTTTAAATTTCACAAGcactcaaaaaaattttgtcaaactcGTTGGTATCAGGTTgcaggaaatatatatatttccaattttgcaagtataattTGAAAAGTTGTTTGGTGTACAAGCTCTTACCAGCATAAATAGCAATCTGCACTAGTTATACATATGACCCATCCATAACTGTGACAATAGTAAGGAACTGACTTCGACCATGTTTTCAAATGAGGAAAAATGTGTGTCAACAGGTAATACAACATCGGATATGCAATATTCTCCAACAAGATAAGGTATTACCTGAAAACGAATagattgattttgttttgcaCTGTCCCTAAGCCATTTGATAGCTAAAGGGAGAGAAGAAAACACCATACTATTCTCACAACTTTTAGTGCTCAGTTCTAAATCATCTTTTACTTCTTCACAAACACCATCTGTGCTTTTGGCATCTCCTCCTACTAAgtcaaaaacaaagcaaactAAGCAAATGAAGATGTCTTAATTATGCTCTATGTATGATATACACATGCCAAAATGGGCAAGGAACTTCATCCCCAAAAAATCTAACTGTAATTCTCAAAATAAGCTGGGAGTTGTTAACCAAGTCTACCAGATAGAAGATGATAGAGGGCATGTGTGAAAGTGTGTGTGTgggaaaaaacaataaaaataaatagtgatTGCCTCACATCAAAGACATGCAGCAAGTTTTTGAGAACTTCATATTAGGCAATCCAATAATGACAACTTCCATACATTGCTGAGGATGAGTTAATCCAAACATTTGAGGTGatatattaattgattaatttttctttaaaaaaaaaagtaacttgaAAGAAAGTGCTGAGGCTACACGATCAGTAATATAAGAATATTTAATATGTATTAAGTCAATACCTTTGTTACCCTGCATGAGGCTCTCCCATTCTCTTTGAAGAGTGAACTGCCATGATAATTCAACTTGAGAATCAGTGGGTGGCAAAGCATGGGaaccaaacttaaaaaatgCCGTCATATTTGGTACAAAGAGTGCCTTCTTGAAACGGACACCtaaaatttcaaccaaatatTCATTATTACCAGGAATATCAAAATGAAATtgtattacaataaaaaaattcttgataaATCAAATTGACatctaaagaaaatttttattttcagcaCATTTATCCTTGTTTGTGGTTTCCGAGCATTCAATATTCTGCAGAAATTGGATCGTTCTGATCATTATTGTTCACTTTAAGATCACCTGGGAATATTTTACAGCTGATTTTACATCCATGCACTTTAACCCTTGATCATTATGTTCTATAATAATCTTATATCTACAGATGGTTCTAAGCTTCTTGCTCTAGTACTCACCATGACTAGCACATGTTTTTATTAGGCGCAGAAGAAGCAGCTGAGGATCTCGCACTGACATACAATTAAACAAGAGTATCTGCAAGTATATGTCAACACGTTTAGCTATACACCTTACTTTCAGGGAGGCAAGGAAAAAGGAAGTTTACGTCAACATTAATTAGAAGGAATAAGGCAACAGAGCATCAAAGGTCAAAACATTGACAAATTTATTACTCTTagcttaaaataaaaaggacaaatatagaaaaaatattacTAATCTTCTATAGACATTTGATTCTACCATGGAATTGCTTATCTGGGCTTGATTTCTggaaattaaattcaaattcaaacacataCTGAGAATTGGAAATGAGGCTCCTGTCCAAGCAACCAAATACAGTACAATTGCTTTTCAAGTGCAAAAAATCAATTCTGAAATTTAGACACTCAATAAGTACTAATGTTTGGAAAACCACACCGctcaaagaaccaaaaaagtgAGAGGTTCAGGGGGTAGAGGTCAACCACCTGCTTAGCTGGATTTTGAACTCAACCTGATTTTAAGTTCTACTCTcccaccttctttttttttttttttttttttgagtaccAAATAATAGGGACTCAAAAGGGTTTAGAGGTTCAGTGCTTTACTTGTATAGAGTTCTTTCTGGATCTTTCATCAGGGGGCATCTGTACCAGTTCATGTGAAGCTCTAAAATTATCCCGTGGCTGGCTGTCTTCTTTAATGGCAATAGAAAACCATCTTGCACATATTTCCATGCTTTCAGAAGTATGGGCTCCATCCAAGTAGAACACTAGATCTCCAGGGCACTCAATGTCAATATGTTGGTCAGAGACTATTTGAGCCCGCCCTTGCAAATTGGCTGTTGTTAGACCTTTGATGAACGACTCTGGCAAAGAGCTCTATTccatgaattttaaaaaataagaatgtaTCAATTGGTATAACAAATCATGGCATAAAGGAGAGCTCTTATTATGTGCAGAACTTACAGTTTGTTCCAGGTTAGTGATTTCAAGATGGCCAGTCCTATGAAGCCAAGTATAGCACAGTGCAACTGCAAGGCCCGCATTTTGATACTGATGCTCACCTTCAAGCCCAAGTTTTAGACCATTCAGCAAGTTAGCATCCAATGGTGGAACCACTTCAAGATGTACCTGTAATCAACTTGATTTTTTTCATAACATAAAGATATAGCCTTTTATGTTCTTCCTGTTTGACACAGTACAGGTTAAATAACCTGCTTATTAAGGCAACAAAAACAGCTAGATTTGAATTGGTATAATGCACTTCAACTTGTTAAGACTCCTACGAGACATTGAAGATGTTCTTTGAACAATGGTCAGATAACCTGATATGTTGGGACGAAGCCCGGCCTTTTTAGATGGGCTTGGGCTTGCAATTTCTGGCTGATTTTCAGGCCCAACCAtcattctaatatatatttaaatttggtTTGTAGAGTTACAGATAGTGCTAAACTATgttaatttaaactaattaaaatcaCCATCATTTTGGATAGAACAATCAAACACAAGTCAAATCCTAATTGAATTTCtttaaacaaattataattaaattaggCATGTTCTTTCtataaattttctaatttgaatttttatttattaatacttaCAAATATCTATcatatatcttcttcttcttcttcttttataacTATCCTAAGCATTGCACGGGTTAGCAACCTAGAGAAATTAATAAGGCCAGACTAAGGCTAGGTGAACTGAAAAGCCCATCCTAGATGGAAGTAACAAAGACCCCACCAATAGCCCTAATCATTCTCAACTTCTAAtcagccacacacacacactctctctctctctctcatggtttTAAAAGGGTGAGtacttaattttatttggtACTGGATGTGACAGACAGAGGTGATGTGCAGTCATGACCAGGCCAATTAAGTATTGAAGTATTGCAGCCATAGAGTTAGTATCGGATTTGAGTTCTGATTGGCTTACCAACATCTCGGGTTACAATCAATTGTCATGTCTTTTGGTTGGAATGCAAGGGAATTTCACTCGTGTTTTATGTTCCAAAAACAAATACccataattttcattattattgtgGCTAATCAATTGTTATAGTCAAGCCAGGTTCAGAGTCTTGCATATTCCAAATAATATGGGAAGAGAACTATGCAACTTACACCCAATTGAGAAGCCTTTTCTTGAAGAACACTCATTGCTTCATCAGGTTGAGACACAGTAAAAGCTGGAACCCCATGCTGCACCCAGAAAGGATAGACAAGTATAAAAAAGACCAGTAAAAGTGACTGAAATTGTGTTACAATTCCCATTGGCATTTGCTTTAAGGAATTGTGGTTCAACAGAAAACCTTGAAGATGCCAGCCTTGTCCCCAGCAATTTGTCCAAGAGTATGTCCTGGTTAAAGaatccaacaaagagaaggaatcACTTATTCATATTAGACTGAATTACTCTTGAAGCACCGTAGTAGTTGACTATGATCTAAGAATTTTAcctatataaatttacaaataatttttgtaCAATCGTGACATATATAACAAgcatttatttgttaaattttgacATAATCACCGATAAGGCCTAATCCATAAAATTCAGGTGCAAAATCTTTTTCATCATTTACCATGCCATTGTTCAAGGTAAACAGCCTTTAAAGGCATTAGTTTGACATGCTTCCCAGTATCCTATTCTCACAAAACATGACAGCACATACAAATGCAGACACAAGGTTCTGGGCCTCTGGCCATTAAAGTCATTGGaagaaaagttaataaaatcTTATACAAACAGATCATGTGTCATGTTTAAGGATATTTGTCATAGTTTTTACACCATGTCAAAGCAACCCTCACTAGCTGGACCACAGTAAATATACCACTGAAGGAGCATGATAGAGAATcagcaaatttatataaatctACATATTTCACAAATTGCTACATGAACATAAACGAGAAATGCAGCAAAAGGTCAAATTGTTTCCTAAATTTCAACTAGTAGTGCACGTATTGCACATTAAAAGTCAATACAAAATGATAGCTCTATCTTAgaaaactatataaatatatcagCTCACTCACTTTCATTTACAATAGCTATGCATCAATTATTTACATGAATTACCGAGGTTATGGAATTAGAACACTAACCAAGAATCTCCACGTGATCATACCCAAGGGAACATATACCACACACAATAGGTGCCTGAACCTGAAATGTTAGAGCATTAATACTCAGGTTATTCCTGGGCATCAGCTTTATAGAAAACTAATACTAAGCCCAATGCAAaggattaataaaaattatatgtaacctaaataaaatctttcaataatctaataaaaattgaacaatgtaataaataacaataataaaaagaacaataagTACTTTAGGTTATATAGTGAAAGCATCTCATGTAATACCAAGTtgttatcaaaaccaaaaattacaaTAGATTATtagaataatttaaaataaaaaaacggaAATCCATTTaaatatctttaaattttggtACTTGACAGATTTCGAACTGCAGCTACCCCATTCCTCACCGTACTTCGCAGCTACTACACGCACCCACAAACATGTTTATTCCATCCCAAATATCCAAAACCATTTTCCCAAAATAACTTGGATAAAGGtttctaacttttatttttaatacaaaaattatagtattattcaaataatttaaaaataaataatgaaacttttttcaaattctagaaagtagaaactgttggtaatagaattttaattgtAGAAGTGTTTTTAAACACCAAAGGCTCTTTTGTTGATTGGGataaaaagtatgtaaaataaaGAGGCAAAAGGATTGTCATGTGGCATTAGGAggggaaaataataataataataacaataatagaaGGAGATGGCATCCATTTGGCACAACCCCAGCTTGTAAGACACAACTTTTCTTGTATAGAATATGATGTCAACATTAGACCATGAACAAGCTGAATTTAATCAATAGATACCACAACAATTACACGTACCAAATTTGTTGAATCTAATCTTCCACCTATCCCAACCTCCAAGATAACAACATCTAcctgaaaagaaaattatatttaagaGGATGTTTCTGATTCCACTTCTTTAATAGCAACAAAGTTCATGAACAGGAAAGATCTATGTGGGGAAAAGCCTGTGCAGAAAAGTTGGATCAAACCTGCTCTGCTGTAAAAATCTTGAGTGCAAGTAAGGTAAAGAAGCAGAACAAAAAGGGCATTGGTAAATCCTCATTCGTATTTTCCTACacacaaacaaatatataaaccaTCAGGATTATTTCATTATGCTAgctcatttttcaaaaacaaaaataaaaaatatccttTACTCAGAGATCAACAATGATATTTAAGCAAATAACATAGTTAACTTAAAATCAGAGTTAAGCTACTACTTCCCTCCTTCAAAACAGAAATTTATAACAACGGTATGAGAACATGGAGTGGGTGAGGTTACTCTCACAATGGGTAGGTTCAACACATTTGGCCCTAATGCATGTAATATATGTACATGCATACATTCTtacatgtatatataggtacatatacatatatacatatcaGTACATGATATGTAGTGATATTTctcatataaataattatagtgaCAGTCAATCTGGTTTCAAGTTGATAAGAACAGATAACCTAAGCAAACCCAACAGGCACTCAAAACTAACTATTCTTTTCAAGTTGGTTACAGAttctaattaattaaacaagACCTTAACTCCTTGACTCCAATTGCTTGAATCAGGCTTCACAGGTCCCCCCTTCTACCATTAAACTCTATTTAGCCCTACACTACActctaaaatttcattttaacacCAAGAGAACCCCCAGAGTCATATATATCACTCTGGAGTATACGGTTGGTTTACTAGTGCTATTATTATATGAACAGAgtgcactaaaaaaaaaagagttatgaTATTCTATTCCTGTAACTTGTTTTGTATATGTTAGAAACTTATATGCATATCCCACATTGAATCATCTCAAAGCATTTTCTCATTACTCTGCCACAAAAACACTGCTGCaagaattttttaattgcatgGCTAAACCAAAAGGTCATATTAACAAAccaaaatttaatgatttttaatttatggCTGGCCAGTTAGTGTTCTTATAAATTTCAGCAGCATCAACATCTGCTGAGATAGACTATTTGCATGACTCCATGATTTTGTGCCGcaaaaaaatctctaaatttataaaatcatttatCAAATGCTTCCTTGCATATTTAAGAATTTCGATGATTAAGTCCTGCCACTATTATTATTCTGTATATATTTCTACTCAAAAGAATcgggaaaagaaagagaatgaacaTCTTTAATTTTAGATACATCACTGCCAAAGATCCACTCCATCTACACGTAGGTATTACCCAAATTACATGTCCAAAAGCTATCAGAATTCAgggaagaattaaaaataaaataaaatatgggcACAAGCATACCTTTAGTATATCATAACACCACCAGAAATGTGCTGAAAATTTCTCTTCACAGATGTCTACACTGAAGCGGCCAACCAGAACTGATTATTAACCATAGCACCTATAGTTATGATGCAAATGATTttacaaaattgaaaatgagaaaagacacaaggagaagaaaaacaaaaaaaaaaagtaatttttgtatTGGTAAATCACATACGCACCCAATGACTTTTAACTTAAGGCTCAATGCCAAGAGATCACAATAATCAGGAAGAACAAATAACAGAAGTAAGTGCACTTGGCGCTTCAGAAGACAAAACGCGCTAGGATTTGCCCAAAAGATTTGCTGAAGGCATGAAAGTGTAACAATAGAGCAGAACCTATGACTAAGGAACAGAAAAGGatgaatcatttttttattttttatttaagtttaaactttaaacagTTCATTGGATTTCTTTTCGCCAAAATAACAGGAAATCATGTAATACACAAAGCAAAGAGAAACCAATGCTGTGTTCTATTAAGAGAATAAGAAATCAAAACACCAAACACCATCCGTTTTACTtatagtaaaaactaaaaaacaccTGTTTATGGATTAAAAATCTCACCCATCTACACGAAACCTTTCTCGGACATCAATGAGGTGT from Castanea sativa cultivar Marrone di Chiusa Pesio chromosome 6, ASM4071231v1 includes:
- the LOC142639120 gene encoding folylpolyglutamate synthase-like isoform X1, which encodes MEEVSSHEKALDVLSSFITLRSPADKGSKCSRFEFVFDYIKILDLEEPISKMKIIHVAGTKGKGSTCTFVESILRNCGFRTGLFTSPHLIDVRERFRVDGVDICEEKFSAHFWWCYDILKENTNEDLPMPFLFCFFTLLALKIFTAEQVDVVILEVGIGGRLDSTNLVQAPIVCGICSLGYDHVEILGHTLGQIAGDKAGIFKHGVPAFTVSQPDEAMSVLQEKASQLGVHLEVVPPLDANLLNGLKLGLEGEHQYQNAGLAVALCYTWLHRTGHLEITNLEQTSSLPESFIKGLTTANLQGRAQIVSDQHIDIECPGDLVFYLDGAHTSESMEICARWFSIAIKEDSQPRDNFRASHELVQMPPDERSRKNSIQILLFNCMSVRDPQLLLLRLIKTCASHGVRFKKALFVPNMTAFFKFGSHALPPTDSQVELSWQFTLQREWESLMQGNKVGGDAKSTDGVCEEVKDDLELSTKSCENSMVFSSLPLAIKWLRDSAKQNQSIRFQVLVTGSLHLMGDILKFIKK
- the LOC142639120 gene encoding folylpolyglutamate synthase-like isoform X3; the protein is MVLVGRFSVDICEEKFSAHFWWCYDILKENTNEDLPMPFLFCFFTLLALKIFTAEQVDVVILEVGIGGRLDSTNLVQAPIVCGICSLGYDHVEILGHTLGQIAGDKAGIFKHGVPAFTVSQPDEAMSVLQEKASQLGVHLEVVPPLDANLLNGLKLGLEGEHQYQNAGLAVALCYTWLHRTGHLEITNLEQTSSLPESFIKGLTTANLQGRAQIVSDQHIDIECPGDLVFYLDGAHTSESMEICARWFSIAIKEDSQPRDNFRASHELVQMPPDERSRKNSIQILLFNCMSVRDPQLLLLRLIKTCASHGVRFKKALFVPNMTAFFKFGSHALPPTDSQVELSWQFTLQREWESLMQGNKVGGDAKSTDGVCEEVKDDLELSTKSCENSMVFSSLPLAIKWLRDSAKQNQSIRFQVLVTGSLHLMGDILKFIKK
- the LOC142639120 gene encoding folylpolyglutamate synthase-like isoform X4 codes for the protein MPFLFCFFTLLALKIFTAEQVDVVILEVGIGGRLDSTNLVQAPIVCGICSLGYDHVEILGHTLGQIAGDKAGIFKHGVPAFTVSQPDEAMSVLQEKASQLGVHLEVVPPLDANLLNGLKLGLEGEHQYQNAGLAVALCYTWLHRTGHLEITNLEQTSSLPESFIKGLTTANLQGRAQIVSDQHIDIECPGDLVFYLDGAHTSESMEICARWFSIAIKEDSQPRDNFRASHELVQMPPDERSRKNSIQILLFNCMSVRDPQLLLLRLIKTCASHGVRFKKALFVPNMTAFFKFGSHALPPTDSQVELSWQFTLQREWESLMQGNKVGGDAKSTDGVCEEVKDDLELSTKSCENSMVFSSLPLAIKWLRDSAKQNQSIRFQVLVTGSLHLMGDILKFIKK
- the LOC142639120 gene encoding folylpolyglutamate synthase-like isoform X2, with the translated sequence MEEVSSHEKALDVLSSFITLRSPADKGSKCSRFEFVFDYIKILDLEEPISKMKIIHVAGTKGKGSTCTFVESILRNCGFRTGLFTSPHLIDVRERFRVDGVDICEEKFSAHFWWCYDILKENTNEDLPMPFLFCFFTLLALKIFTAEQVDVVILEVGIGGRLDSTNLVQAPIVCGICSLGYDHVEILGHTLGQIAGDKAGIFKHGVPAFTVSQPDEAMSVLQEKASQLGVHLEVVPPLDANLLNGLKLGLEGEHQYQNAGLAVALCYTWLHRTGHLEITNLEQTSSLPESFIKGLTTANLQGRAQIVSDQHIDIECPGDLVFYLDGAHTSESMEICARWFSIAIKEDSQPRDNFRASHELVQMPPDERSRKNSIQILLFNCMSVRDPQLLLLRLIKTCASHGVRFKKALFVPNMTAFFKFGSHALPPTDSQVELSWQFTLQREWESLMQGNKGGDAKSTDGVCEEVKDDLELSTKSCENSMVFSSLPLAIKWLRDSAKQNQSIRFQVLVTGSLHLMGDILKFIKK